Proteins from a genomic interval of Pirellulales bacterium:
- the purM gene encoding phosphoribosylformylglycinamidine cyclo-ligase, producing MAKTTYKDAGLDLELYAEAMSRLPRLMSRTHSPRVMPLPGGFAGLFQLDFSSPLFARKYEDPVLVSCTDGVGTKLKVASLTGRHDTVGIDLVAMSVNDALCCGAEPLFFLDYVAMAKDDPPLLEQIVSGITTGCLQSDCALLGGETAIMPDLYAPGDYDLAGFCVGVVERRRVIDGRAIAAGDVVLGLASSGLHSNGFSLVRKVVFERAGLSADDYIDELSSSVGDVLLTPTRIYVQPLRKILAHYKVKGVVHGIAHITGGGLLENLSRILPENARAEIDRGSWDTPPVFPWLARLGEIDDDEMARVFNMGLGLTLVVSPFYADSIIQQLADEGVDCFSIGRIVAGERGAVWA from the coding sequence ATGGCCAAGACCACTTACAAAGACGCCGGACTGGACCTGGAACTTTATGCCGAGGCTATGTCGCGGTTGCCGCGATTAATGTCGCGCACGCACTCGCCGCGCGTGATGCCGCTTCCGGGTGGGTTCGCCGGTTTATTTCAGCTTGATTTCTCCAGCCCGCTGTTTGCCCGCAAGTACGAGGATCCGGTGCTGGTTTCTTGCACCGACGGCGTGGGCACGAAACTCAAGGTGGCCAGCCTGACGGGCCGGCACGATACGGTGGGCATCGACCTGGTGGCGATGAGCGTCAACGACGCGCTTTGCTGCGGGGCCGAGCCGCTATTTTTTCTCGACTATGTGGCCATGGCCAAGGATGATCCGCCGCTGCTCGAGCAGATCGTGAGCGGCATTACCACCGGCTGTCTGCAAAGCGACTGCGCACTGTTGGGCGGCGAGACAGCAATCATGCCCGATCTGTACGCGCCAGGCGATTACGACTTGGCCGGTTTCTGTGTCGGCGTTGTCGAACGCCGTCGCGTGATCGATGGGCGCGCGATCGCGGCGGGTGACGTGGTGCTGGGTCTGGCCTCGAGCGGACTGCACTCCAATGGCTTCAGCCTGGTGCGGAAAGTTGTCTTTGAACGCGCCGGCCTGTCCGCGGACGATTACATCGACGAATTATCGAGCAGCGTGGGCGATGTACTGTTGACCCCCACGCGGATCTACGTGCAGCCGCTCCGTAAGATACTCGCCCACTACAAGGTCAAAGGGGTCGTACACGGCATCGCGCACATCACCGGCGGCGGCTTGCTGGAGAATCTGTCGCGCATTTTGCCAGAGAACGCCCGCGCCGAAATCGACCGTGGCAGTTGGGACACCCCGCCCGTGTTCCCCTGGCTAGCGCGACTGGGCGAGATCGACGATGACGAGATGGCGCGCGTCTTCAACATGGGTCTGGGACTGACGCTGGTCGTGAGCCCGTTCTACGCCGACAGCATCATCCAGCAATTGGCCGACGAAGGTGTCGATTGCTTCTCCATCGGCCGAATCGTGGCCGGCGAGCGCGGCGCCGTGTGGGCATAA
- a CDS encoding aldehyde dehydrogenase family protein — protein sequence MSIAAAASLYQERTGQVTSRDVIDRCLNDLSQAKDRWRDLPLAKRIELAKACLDGAIAASDGWIAEACRAKGIEPGSSLEGEETAAGPLATVRYLKLLIRSLSDLEKTGSVRLPGKIAITRSGQLSIQVFPTRGLYDSVLFAGFRADVWMQPGVTRENLAHHMACTVRPGTAPAGIALVLGAGNVSSIAPTDAFSKLFQEGKVVLLKMNPVNEYLGGIFAQAFAPLIEAGFLRIIYGGADAGAYAIEHQVVDEVHITGSVYSHETIVWGPPGPERDRRKADGVARLQKRITSELGNVTPWIVVPGPYSDRELDFQAENVAAMITNNASFNCIATKMIVTSRSWPDRQRFLDKLEAVLARIPRRRAYYPGAEERFTRFAGRPPEAGTPGTLPWTLVRDVKKDQAPQYFEEESFVCVCAETALDASTPQEFLERVPEFVNDQLWGNLGAGIMIHPKSRREPGMEDRFQDTIAQLRFGTVGINHWPAISYALMCTPWGGFPEGTLEDPKSGLGWVHNTYFLDSAQKTVIEGPLTMMPKPFWFPTHRTANILARKTLDLTNHPSWLKLPGLMLPAMRG from the coding sequence ATGAGTATTGCCGCCGCCGCCTCGCTGTATCAAGAGCGGACGGGTCAGGTCACGTCGCGCGACGTGATCGACCGCTGCCTCAACGACTTATCGCAGGCCAAAGATCGTTGGCGCGATCTGCCACTGGCCAAGCGCATCGAGTTGGCCAAGGCTTGCTTGGACGGAGCAATTGCCGCCTCGGACGGATGGATTGCCGAGGCCTGCCGCGCCAAGGGGATCGAGCCGGGTTCGTCACTTGAAGGCGAGGAGACCGCGGCCGGACCGTTGGCCACGGTTCGCTATCTGAAATTGCTGATTCGCTCGCTGTCGGATTTGGAGAAAACCGGCTCTGTCCGCTTGCCTGGAAAAATCGCTATAACCCGTAGCGGGCAGTTGAGCATTCAGGTTTTTCCCACGCGCGGACTTTACGATTCGGTTCTCTTCGCCGGCTTTCGCGCCGACGTCTGGATGCAACCGGGCGTAACGCGCGAGAACCTCGCCCACCATATGGCCTGCACAGTTCGGCCGGGCACGGCGCCGGCGGGCATCGCCCTGGTGCTTGGCGCAGGCAACGTGAGCAGCATTGCACCGACAGATGCCTTCAGCAAGCTTTTTCAAGAGGGCAAGGTCGTCCTGCTGAAGATGAATCCGGTGAATGAATACCTGGGGGGCATCTTCGCCCAGGCCTTCGCGCCGCTGATCGAGGCGGGCTTCCTGCGCATTATCTACGGCGGCGCCGATGCCGGAGCATATGCCATCGAGCACCAGGTGGTCGACGAAGTTCATATCACCGGTTCGGTTTATTCGCACGAGACGATCGTGTGGGGGCCTCCGGGCCCAGAACGCGATCGGCGCAAGGCCGACGGTGTGGCGCGGCTGCAAAAGCGCATCACCAGCGAACTCGGCAACGTGACACCATGGATCGTCGTTCCCGGCCCGTACAGCGATCGTGAGCTGGATTTCCAGGCCGAGAACGTGGCCGCGATGATCACGAACAACGCGTCGTTCAATTGCATCGCCACCAAAATGATCGTGACCAGTCGCAGCTGGCCCGATCGGCAGCGATTCCTCGACAAGCTGGAAGCCGTACTCGCCCGCATTCCGCGCCGCCGCGCCTATTACCCTGGTGCTGAAGAACGCTTCACGCGTTTCGCCGGCCGGCCGCCTGAAGCGGGGACTCCGGGCACATTGCCGTGGACGCTCGTGCGCGACGTGAAGAAGGATCAGGCACCGCAGTATTTCGAGGAAGAGTCCTTTGTATGCGTCTGTGCCGAGACGGCGCTGGATGCCAGCACGCCGCAGGAATTTCTCGAACGCGTGCCAGAGTTCGTAAACGATCAATTGTGGGGCAATTTGGGCGCGGGGATCATGATTCATCCCAAGTCGCGGCGCGAGCCGGGCATGGAAGATCGGTTCCAGGACACCATCGCGCAACTGCGATTTGGCACCGTCGGCATCAACCATTGGCCGGCTATTTCTTACGCGCTCATGTGTACGCCGTGGGGCGGATTTCCCGAAGGGACGCTCGAAGATCCCAAGAGCGGGCTGGGTTGGGTCCACAACACATATTTCCTCGACTCGGCTCAAAAGACCGTGATCGAGGGGCCGCTTACGATGATGCCCAAGCCGTTCTGGTTCCCCACGCATCGCACCGCCAATATCCTGGCGCGAAAAACCTTGGACCTGACCAACCATCCTTCGTGGTTGAAGCTGCCAGGGCTCATGCTGCCCGCGATGCGCGGCTAA
- a CDS encoding PIG-L deacetylase family protein, giving the protein MTVPPFKLPRWSCFDTLAVVVGVALSLTAGVSVRAQVAVAEPEYTGDDRIEKWHDKTVLVVTPHPDDDTFTSGGLLSLLVAGGNNVQILIYTTDNAGSNDPDMTKEKLAEIRRQEEEDACQVLGIPKDHITWLGYDDGMLEYVDRRELTKQVVREIRRHRPDAVLSIDPGAPYEQWHKSDHRSGAQITVDAMRASAWRLYFPELEREGLKHHKVPVAFLFYSNQPNYTVDVTDVMQKKAEAAAAHTSQFGAMLKAYDPNNLAERRASLAKFLLVSPVIKRKEGRIVEQFRRSTAYGE; this is encoded by the coding sequence ATGACTGTTCCACCATTCAAACTGCCGCGATGGAGCTGCTTCGATACGTTGGCCGTAGTTGTGGGCGTGGCCCTATCTTTGACGGCGGGGGTGAGTGTTCGCGCGCAGGTTGCCGTCGCCGAGCCGGAATACACGGGTGACGATCGCATCGAGAAGTGGCACGACAAGACCGTCTTGGTGGTAACGCCCCACCCGGACGACGATACATTTACATCGGGCGGGTTGTTATCGCTGCTGGTCGCGGGCGGCAACAACGTGCAGATCCTGATTTACACGACGGACAATGCCGGTTCCAACGATCCAGACATGACCAAGGAGAAGCTCGCCGAGATCCGCCGCCAGGAAGAAGAGGACGCGTGCCAGGTGCTAGGCATCCCTAAGGATCACATCACCTGGTTGGGCTACGACGACGGCATGTTGGAATATGTCGATCGCCGCGAGTTGACCAAGCAGGTTGTGCGCGAGATTCGCCGTCATCGTCCCGACGCCGTGCTATCCATCGATCCGGGCGCGCCGTATGAGCAGTGGCACAAATCCGACCATCGCAGCGGTGCGCAGATTACGGTCGACGCCATGCGGGCCTCGGCTTGGCGGTTGTATTTTCCGGAGTTGGAGCGAGAGGGACTCAAGCATCACAAGGTGCCCGTGGCATTTCTTTTTTATTCGAACCAGCCGAACTACACGGTCGACGTCACGGACGTCATGCAAAAAAAGGCCGAAGCCGCGGCGGCCCACACCAGCCAATTCGGCGCGATGTTGAAAGCCTACGACCCGAATAACCTGGCCGAACGCCGCGCATCGCTTGCCAAATTCCTGCTCGTCAGCCCCGTGATTAAGCGGAAAGAGGGACGGATCGTCGAACAGTTCCGCCGTTCGACCGCCTACGGCGAGTGA
- a CDS encoding amidohydrolase family protein, giving the protein MRHCLIIILAVVFGGLGEGRRAMATPEVPGAAQQRPIALVGGTVHPVSGPVIENATLLFQDGKIVAVGREVAVPADAERVDIAGKHVYPGLIDANTQLGLVEIPSVRGSRDQAETGDINPNVKAQVAFNPDSELIPVGRSGGVLSVLTVPSGGLITGLSACMQLDGWTWEDMCLKPDVGMHISWPRMAPVEAALSEPGEAPAGRDRDKALKTIRRAVVDARAYLAAKRAQQSSGAAAPEFDIRWEAMIPVLEKKIPVFVDAEDIQQIQSAVAFAEQEGLRLVIVGGYDAPECIDLLKKNAVPVIVGGVHRLPRRRMDAYDAPFTVPARLQAAGVPFCIAGVIGGASGSLPSNLRNLPYHAGTAAAHGLPAEEALKAITIYPAQILGVADRVGTLDAGKDATLIVTSGDPLEIPTQVTAAYIQGRTVQLTDRHKRLWEKYKEKYRRQGIKNP; this is encoded by the coding sequence ATGAGACATTGCCTGATAATTATCCTGGCAGTTGTATTCGGTGGACTGGGCGAGGGCCGCCGCGCAATGGCGACGCCCGAGGTGCCTGGCGCGGCGCAGCAGCGGCCGATTGCGCTGGTGGGCGGGACGGTGCATCCAGTAAGTGGGCCCGTGATCGAGAACGCAACGCTGCTATTTCAGGACGGTAAGATCGTGGCCGTCGGGCGTGAAGTGGCGGTTCCGGCGGATGCCGAACGCGTCGACATTGCGGGCAAGCATGTTTACCCGGGACTCATCGATGCCAATACGCAGCTGGGCCTGGTCGAAATTCCCTCGGTTCGTGGATCGCGAGACCAGGCCGAAACGGGAGACATCAATCCCAACGTAAAGGCGCAGGTGGCGTTCAATCCCGATAGCGAATTGATTCCCGTTGGTCGTTCCGGCGGCGTGCTTTCCGTGCTGACGGTGCCTAGTGGCGGCTTGATCACGGGCTTGTCGGCTTGCATGCAGCTCGATGGCTGGACCTGGGAAGACATGTGCCTGAAACCAGACGTCGGCATGCACATCAGCTGGCCGCGCATGGCACCCGTTGAAGCGGCCCTGAGTGAACCCGGCGAGGCGCCCGCCGGACGGGATCGCGATAAAGCTCTCAAGACGATTCGTCGCGCGGTAGTCGATGCCCGGGCGTATTTGGCGGCCAAGCGCGCGCAGCAGTCCAGCGGTGCAGCCGCGCCCGAGTTCGACATCCGCTGGGAGGCGATGATCCCCGTCTTGGAAAAGAAGATTCCGGTGTTCGTCGATGCCGAGGATATTCAGCAAATTCAATCGGCCGTGGCATTTGCAGAGCAAGAGGGGCTGCGTCTGGTGATCGTCGGAGGGTATGACGCGCCGGAGTGTATCGATTTGCTAAAAAAGAATGCTGTGCCGGTTATCGTGGGGGGCGTCCATCGCCTGCCACGGCGCCGCATGGATGCCTACGACGCTCCCTTTACTGTGCCTGCTCGCTTGCAGGCTGCGGGCGTTCCCTTTTGTATCGCGGGCGTAATTGGCGGCGCTTCGGGATCGTTGCCGTCGAACTTGCGGAACCTGCCCTATCATGCCGGTACGGCCGCGGCGCACGGTCTGCCGGCGGAAGAGGCGCTGAAGGCAATTACGATTTACCCGGCTCAGATCCTCGGCGTGGCCGACCGCGTGGGGACACTTGATGCGGGCAAGGATGCGACGTTGATCGTCACCAGCGGCGACCCGCTCGAGATTCCCACACAGGTCACGGCGGCCTACATTCAAGGCCGCACGGTGCAATTGACTGACCGGCACAAACGGCTGTGGGAGAAGTACAAAGAAAAGTACCGCCGCCAGGGGATTAAGAATCCCTGA
- the glgX gene encoding glycogen debranching protein GlgX produces the protein MPLSHPTLQFTHPLPYGAIPVDGGVQFVVFSRSATAMRLMLYDNVDDAEPTDVIPYDADNDRWGDIWSIFIPGVGPGQLYHLQADGPFDPQHGHRFDGRARLIDPYARALAGNFLPGTGGVIRPPKCVVIDDTFDWQGDRHLRRSLADTVIYEMHVGGFTRSPTSGVENPGTYLGVIEQIPYLKSLGVTAVELMPVHEYPMNNCFGSKDERSNYWGYDPLAFFAPHRGYAASPEPGAQTVEFKQMVRALHQAGIEVILDVVFNHTAEGNENGPTLSFKGLENRVYYMLENGGGSYRNYSGCGNTVNGNHPIVRELIFLCLRHWVLNYHVDGFRFDLASVLSRDRNGELLPNPPLVETIAEDPLLADTKIIAEAWDAAGAYQVGSFANLRWAEWNGRYRDDARRFWRGDQGTLGDFATRLAGSSDLYAPFRQPYHSINFITSHDGFTVNDLVTYTRKHNQLNGENNRDGDNNNYSDNYGIEGPTNRRAIERIRGRQMRNFLSTLFLSQGVPMLLSGDECRRTQCGNNNAYCQDNEISWFDWELVETNVDLVRFTQALIGFRKKQLTLRRSNFLKGEPTAPGMLPDVSWFSAEAGAVDWSSDDLSLTCLLAAPQAQNMDETPRHVLLMCHAGSLPRDFSVPGPARWIKWRQFINTSAESPADIFPNLDGPELVPDRKLTLLDHTLVCYVSAT, from the coding sequence ATGCCCCTTTCGCATCCGACACTGCAGTTTACCCACCCGCTTCCCTACGGCGCGATTCCCGTTGATGGCGGCGTTCAGTTCGTTGTCTTTAGTCGTTCGGCCACGGCTATGCGGCTGATGCTGTACGACAATGTCGACGACGCCGAGCCCACGGATGTTATTCCCTACGATGCCGACAACGACCGCTGGGGCGACATCTGGAGCATATTCATTCCCGGCGTCGGTCCCGGTCAGCTTTATCACTTGCAAGCTGACGGGCCCTTCGACCCCCAGCACGGCCACCGATTCGACGGTCGCGCTCGGTTGATCGATCCCTACGCGCGCGCTTTGGCGGGCAATTTCCTGCCGGGCACGGGCGGGGTCATTCGCCCCCCCAAATGTGTCGTCATCGACGATACCTTCGATTGGCAGGGAGACCGCCATTTGCGGCGCAGCCTGGCCGATACCGTCATCTACGAGATGCACGTGGGGGGCTTTACCCGGTCGCCGACGAGTGGTGTCGAGAATCCGGGCACCTATCTGGGCGTCATCGAGCAGATTCCCTATCTGAAATCGTTGGGCGTGACGGCCGTCGAGCTGATGCCGGTTCACGAATACCCGATGAACAATTGCTTTGGTTCGAAGGACGAACGGTCCAACTATTGGGGCTATGATCCGCTGGCCTTCTTCGCGCCGCATCGTGGCTACGCCGCGAGTCCTGAGCCGGGCGCCCAGACCGTCGAGTTCAAGCAGATGGTGCGGGCTTTGCACCAGGCCGGCATCGAAGTGATCCTCGATGTCGTTTTCAATCACACGGCCGAGGGGAACGAGAACGGACCCACGCTCAGCTTCAAGGGGTTGGAGAATCGCGTTTACTACATGCTCGAGAATGGCGGTGGCTCTTACCGCAATTACTCGGGCTGCGGTAACACGGTCAACGGTAACCATCCGATCGTGCGGGAATTGATCTTCCTTTGTCTGCGGCATTGGGTGTTGAACTACCACGTCGACGGATTCCGTTTCGACCTGGCGTCGGTGCTCAGCCGCGACCGTAACGGCGAATTGCTGCCGAATCCGCCGCTGGTGGAAACGATCGCCGAAGACCCGTTATTGGCCGACACCAAGATCATTGCCGAAGCGTGGGACGCCGCGGGCGCCTATCAGGTCGGCTCGTTTGCGAATTTACGCTGGGCAGAGTGGAACGGTCGCTATCGCGACGATGCGCGTCGCTTTTGGCGTGGAGACCAGGGGACCTTGGGCGACTTCGCCACGCGATTGGCCGGATCGAGCGATCTGTATGCCCCGTTTCGGCAGCCGTACCACAGCATTAATTTCATCACGTCGCACGATGGGTTCACGGTCAATGACCTGGTGACCTATACGCGCAAGCACAATCAGCTGAACGGCGAGAATAATCGGGACGGCGACAACAATAACTACAGCGACAACTACGGCATCGAAGGGCCGACGAACCGCCGCGCCATCGAGCGCATTCGCGGCCGCCAGATGCGCAATTTTCTGTCCACGCTCTTCCTGAGCCAGGGTGTCCCGATGCTGCTGTCGGGGGATGAATGTCGACGCACGCAGTGCGGCAACAACAATGCCTATTGCCAGGACAACGAAATCTCGTGGTTCGACTGGGAGCTGGTTGAAACAAACGTCGACCTGGTCCGTTTTACGCAGGCGTTAATTGGGTTCCGCAAAAAGCAGCTCACGTTGCGGCGATCGAATTTTCTCAAGGGGGAACCAACGGCTCCAGGCATGCTTCCCGATGTGAGCTGGTTCAGCGCCGAGGCAGGCGCCGTCGACTGGTCGAGTGATGACCTCAGTCTGACCTGCCTTTTAGCGGCGCCGCAGGCGCAGAATATGGACGAAACGCCTCGCCATGTGCTGCTGATGTGCCATGCAGGCTCACTGCCTCGCGATTTTTCGGTGCCGGGTCCAGCGCGATGGATCAAATGGAGGCAGTTCATCAATACCTCGGCCGAAAGTCCGGCCGATATCTTTCCGAATTTGGACGGTCCGGAACTGGTGCCGGATCGCAAGCTCACGCTGTTGGACCACACCCTGGTTTGCTACGTCTCGGCCACGTAG
- a CDS encoding amidohydrolase family protein produces the protein MQLRRIYLTASVVALCLLSTIAIAAPRTAPFPGLREGSLTVHAIVGGKIIVSPDRTIENGTIVIRDGVIVAVGEKIAPPADAQVHSAVGKTIYPGFIDAYGELPGDGSRAAANDKAGAGYWNANIAAQTRAAMLYAGDAGANRKLRSQGIAARLIAPSAGIVKGTSALVTTGDDAGKQSIIRDQVAMHAKLTTARGMGGYPNSPMGAYTLVRQAFYDAGWYGQAWDAYQANQDLPRPERSDALAALRGYLGGKLPVVIDAPDELYFLRADRISKEFGLDVLINGSGEEYRRVADIVATHRPVIVPLDFPKAPSVSTPESAMNVSLERLMHWDIAPENPGRLAAAGIKIALTSHGLKDAGTFLAAVRKAVERGLTPEAALRALTVAPAEMFGVASRLGTLEPGKAAHIIVASGDLFHGKPKVLETWIDGVRYEVETEPQLDMRGTWTVEITKPDGAKESIQFEIKGQPTKLSGKIKRGDKSTALTNPALADLQFSASFKGEALGIDGVLQLSATVSKSNAAVTDAAPELSWLGSIVWPDGQKTACTAKRDAPAKASDSDNAEPSADDKKEKAPEGEKTKTPDEPAAPAAKPDDAPAVAKPAEPAATTEDAAAKAAAPAKEGEPAAEVAKKDTEPKKPVRALAEVNYPLGEFGRATAPEQPAAVLFRNATVWTSGPQGRLENADVLVEQGKIKAVGPGLAAPAGAVVVNATGKHISAGLIDCHSHVATDGGVNESGQTITAEVRVGDFVDPNDINIYRQLAGGVTSSNILHGSANTIGGQNQVLKFRWGAGPEEMKLVAAPQGIKFALGENVKQSNWGERANGRYPQTRMGVEQLVRDAFRAAQQYRQTQEEWKRTKVGLPPRVDLELEALAEVVEGKRLIHCHSYRQDEILALLRTCEAFGVQIATFQHILEGYKVADVMAKHGVGGSSFSDWWAYKFEVLDAIPYNGALLHNAGVVVSFNSDDAELARRLNTEAAKAVKYGGVPAEEALKFVTLNPAKQLRIDRWVGSLEPGKDADVVVWSASPLSTYSRCEQTWIDGRRYFDAEEDRQQRRAAATLHAALVQRILSSGEPTVGPDEEKKRESAFWPREDLFCHGGIHDHDH, from the coding sequence ATGCAACTTCGACGAATTTACCTCACCGCGAGTGTCGTAGCACTTTGTCTGTTGTCGACGATCGCGATCGCCGCACCGCGTACTGCTCCCTTTCCGGGATTGCGCGAGGGCTCGCTGACAGTGCATGCCATCGTCGGCGGCAAGATCATCGTCTCGCCCGACCGCACGATCGAGAATGGCACGATTGTCATTCGCGACGGTGTGATCGTGGCGGTCGGCGAAAAAATCGCGCCGCCGGCCGATGCGCAGGTTCATAGTGCGGTCGGCAAGACAATCTACCCCGGTTTCATCGATGCCTACGGCGAGTTGCCTGGTGACGGGTCGCGTGCTGCGGCGAACGATAAGGCAGGAGCCGGCTATTGGAACGCGAACATCGCCGCCCAGACACGCGCCGCAATGCTATACGCCGGCGATGCAGGTGCGAACCGCAAATTGCGATCGCAAGGAATTGCCGCGCGGCTGATCGCTCCGTCGGCCGGAATCGTCAAGGGGACGAGCGCCCTGGTAACCACCGGCGACGACGCGGGCAAGCAATCTATCATCCGCGATCAGGTCGCCATGCACGCCAAGTTGACCACCGCCCGCGGCATGGGAGGTTATCCGAACTCTCCCATGGGGGCGTACACGCTCGTGCGGCAGGCGTTCTACGATGCCGGTTGGTACGGCCAGGCGTGGGACGCCTACCAGGCAAATCAAGATCTGCCTCGTCCCGAACGCAGTGATGCCCTGGCCGCTTTGCGAGGTTATCTAGGGGGCAAGCTGCCGGTCGTTATCGACGCGCCGGACGAGCTCTATTTCCTGCGCGCCGATCGGATCAGTAAAGAGTTTGGCCTGGACGTCCTCATCAACGGGTCGGGTGAAGAGTATCGTCGCGTGGCCGACATCGTGGCGACGCATCGTCCGGTGATCGTGCCGCTCGATTTTCCCAAGGCGCCCAGCGTGTCGACGCCAGAGTCCGCGATGAACGTGTCGCTCGAACGGCTAATGCATTGGGACATCGCACCAGAAAACCCCGGGCGTCTGGCGGCGGCCGGCATCAAGATTGCACTCACATCGCACGGCTTGAAGGATGCCGGCACGTTTCTGGCGGCGGTACGCAAAGCGGTTGAACGAGGACTGACACCCGAAGCAGCCTTGCGAGCACTGACAGTCGCTCCCGCCGAGATGTTCGGCGTGGCGAGTCGGCTGGGCACGCTTGAGCCCGGCAAGGCGGCTCATATTATCGTGGCCAGTGGCGACCTGTTTCACGGCAAGCCCAAGGTCCTGGAGACCTGGATCGACGGCGTACGCTATGAGGTGGAGACCGAACCGCAGTTGGACATGCGCGGCACGTGGACCGTCGAGATTACGAAGCCAGACGGCGCCAAGGAATCGATTCAGTTCGAGATCAAGGGGCAGCCGACCAAGCTCTCGGGCAAGATCAAACGGGGCGACAAGTCGACCGCACTGACCAATCCTGCGCTGGCTGATTTGCAATTCTCGGCGTCGTTCAAGGGGGAGGCACTCGGGATCGACGGCGTGCTGCAACTCTCGGCGACGGTTTCGAAGTCGAATGCCGCCGTGACTGACGCCGCGCCCGAGCTATCCTGGCTGGGGTCGATCGTTTGGCCTGATGGCCAAAAGACCGCCTGCACTGCCAAGCGTGATGCGCCTGCCAAAGCATCCGACTCGGACAATGCCGAGCCCAGCGCCGACGACAAAAAAGAGAAGGCACCCGAAGGCGAGAAAACAAAGACGCCCGACGAACCGGCCGCGCCTGCGGCCAAGCCGGACGACGCGCCCGCAGTGGCCAAACCGGCTGAGCCTGCGGCGACGACCGAAGACGCAGCGGCAAAAGCAGCCGCGCCCGCCAAAGAAGGCGAGCCCGCCGCCGAAGTGGCGAAGAAAGATACCGAGCCGAAGAAACCGGTCCGCGCCCTGGCTGAGGTGAACTATCCCCTGGGAGAATTCGGCCGCGCGACCGCACCTGAGCAGCCAGCCGCCGTGTTGTTTCGCAATGCCACGGTTTGGACGAGTGGTCCGCAAGGTCGACTGGAGAACGCTGATGTCCTGGTCGAGCAGGGCAAAATCAAGGCCGTCGGTCCCGGCCTTGCCGCGCCGGCGGGGGCTGTGGTGGTCAATGCCACGGGTAAACATATCTCGGCGGGCCTGATCGACTGCCATTCCCACGTCGCCACCGACGGTGGCGTGAACGAATCGGGACAGACGATCACGGCCGAGGTTCGTGTCGGCGACTTCGTCGACCCGAACGACATCAACATTTACCGGCAGCTGGCTGGCGGCGTGACCAGCTCTAACATCTTGCACGGCTCGGCCAATACGATCGGTGGCCAGAACCAGGTGCTGAAGTTCCGCTGGGGCGCGGGGCCGGAAGAAATGAAACTCGTGGCCGCTCCGCAAGGCATCAAGTTCGCGCTGGGCGAGAACGTCAAGCAAAGCAACTGGGGCGAACGGGCCAACGGTCGTTATCCGCAGACGCGCATGGGGGTCGAGCAACTCGTGCGTGACGCCTTTCGCGCCGCGCAGCAATATCGCCAGACGCAGGAAGAATGGAAGCGGACCAAGGTCGGCTTGCCGCCACGCGTGGACTTGGAACTCGAGGCATTGGCCGAGGTCGTCGAAGGTAAGCGGCTAATCCATTGCCATTCGTATCGGCAGGACGAGATTCTGGCATTGTTGCGCACTTGTGAGGCGTTCGGCGTGCAGATCGCCACGTTTCAACACATCCTGGAAGGCTACAAGGTGGCCGACGTGATGGCCAAGCATGGTGTTGGCGGCTCGAGCTTTTCAGACTGGTGGGCCTACAAGTTCGAGGTGCTCGATGCGATTCCTTACAACGGTGCCCTGTTGCACAACGCCGGAGTCGTGGTGTCGTTCAACTCGGACGATGCCGAGTTGGCCAGGCGGTTGAACACCGAGGCGGCCAAGGCCGTCAAATACGGAGGGGTTCCCGCCGAAGAGGCGCTCAAGTTCGTTACCCTGAATCCAGCCAAACAATTGCGCATTGATCGATGGGTCGGATCGCTCGAGCCTGGCAAAGACGCCGATGTTGTCGTGTGGAGCGCCTCGCCGCTGTCGACCTACAGCCGTTGCGAGCAGACTTGGATCGACGGCCGACGATATTTCGACGCCGAAGAGGATCGTCAACAGCGCCGCGCGGCCGCTACCCTGCATGCAGCCTTGGTGCAGCGAATTCTCAGCTCGGGGGAACCGACCGTGGGGCCCGACGAGGAAAAGAAGCGTGAATCAGCATTCTGGCCGCGGGAAGACCTCTTCTGCCACGGCGGAATTCACGATCATGACCATTAG